The following are encoded together in the Methylomonas methanica MC09 genome:
- a CDS encoding DUF4145 domain-containing protein, which translates to MLDENISGVLAKVKVLNDELRANNPPPEDTGHSTEQPIIYMSLVQGTRGYIEKLSHQINGTYENGWYDGCAVIIRRLIETLIIECFESKGIAHKIQNSTGDFVYLSDLISATISESSWNIGRNAKKSLKALKDIGDKSAHSRRFIAQRRDIDKVTADIRNVVQELIFLASLK; encoded by the coding sequence ATGTTGGATGAGAATATATCGGGTGTACTTGCCAAGGTCAAAGTATTAAACGATGAATTGAGGGCCAATAATCCCCCTCCTGAAGATACTGGGCACAGCACCGAGCAGCCAATAATCTATATGTCTCTCGTACAAGGTACACGTGGGTATATAGAAAAGTTGTCTCATCAAATTAATGGTACCTACGAAAACGGTTGGTATGATGGCTGCGCAGTAATAATTCGAAGATTAATAGAAACTCTTATTATTGAGTGTTTTGAATCGAAAGGTATCGCGCACAAGATACAAAATTCAACCGGTGATTTTGTTTATTTAAGCGATCTTATTTCAGCCACTATATCTGAAAGTTCTTGGAATATTGGGCGGAATGCAAAGAAATCCCTCAAAGCACTTAAAGATATTGGTGACAAGTCGGCCCATAGTAGGCGTTTTATCGCTCAGAGGAGGGATATAGACAAAGTTACAGCAGATATACGGAATGTAGTGCAAGAACTTATCTTTTTGGCATCGCTCAAGTGA
- a CDS encoding DUF5343 domain-containing protein, with protein MAEEKKKGYPKIAQANWFGLRDKLKQRVPGEISASYVASAMGMAEGSARANVVSPLKALGIIGEDSKPTDLAYDWRDDTKYPEVCEKIIESIYPQELQDLFHTPDAELSGVTSWFMRDAKVGEPAAKMFASTYIMLLQKKPEDAKDVTKSKAAKPKTSNPQKATEPKKKATEAKSNAANTPNLNPSDTEKTHGFSPRLHIDVQVHISPESSPEQIDKIFESMAKHLKDFKS; from the coding sequence ATGGCAGAAGAAAAGAAAAAGGGATATCCAAAAATAGCTCAAGCAAATTGGTTTGGGCTTCGGGACAAGTTAAAGCAGAGAGTCCCTGGAGAAATTAGCGCATCTTACGTCGCGAGTGCGATGGGAATGGCAGAGGGATCGGCTAGAGCAAACGTGGTTTCCCCACTGAAGGCTCTTGGGATAATTGGCGAAGATTCTAAGCCAACCGATCTGGCTTACGACTGGCGCGATGACACTAAATATCCAGAAGTATGCGAGAAGATAATTGAATCAATTTACCCGCAAGAATTGCAGGATCTATTTCACACACCTGACGCCGAGCTGTCAGGTGTGACGTCTTGGTTTATGAGGGATGCAAAAGTAGGAGAGCCGGCAGCAAAAATGTTTGCGTCAACCTATATTATGCTTCTTCAGAAAAAACCTGAAGACGCTAAAGATGTCACCAAATCTAAAGCGGCTAAACCAAAAACTTCCAATCCCCAAAAAGCCACTGAGCCAAAGAAAAAGGCCACAGAGGCCAAATCTAATGCTGCTAATACACCGAACCTTAATCCATCAGATACCGAAAAAACACATGGTTTTTCGCCTCGTCTACATATCGACGTTCAAGTGCATATATCTCCTGAGAGTTCACCAGAGCAAATTGATAAGATTTTTGAATCAATGGCTAAACATCTCAAGGACTTTAAGAGCTAA
- a CDS encoding RES domain-containing protein, producing the protein MTLTDCDKIFEKIRFSNNPEIISSGFQELFSFYPLLNYDIGRGSIYWRGRLSSAEGYSSIEELHCPPAKYAKVGRLNDQGKSCLYAATRRTTIFKELNVQENEYVHIVGLRMLSEKSIRLIAIGDLFHVYKTGHTRSLGRDPDKCLSIFLNRCDRKLAEKILYVDSFLGEILADENAKNSDYLISRLLASAAYEKSGARGMFYPSVQDYVGMNLSVISKDYFSSMHIVCSQVVKITKIYSYGFYDYEVIKQSEGIDKSNSFIWTDAPSDKHALLFNLTQKEIEFVSSRNTEDPNLLLDFMSFS; encoded by the coding sequence ATGACACTAACTGATTGTGACAAGATTTTTGAAAAAATTAGATTCTCTAATAATCCAGAAATAATATCATCAGGGTTTCAAGAACTTTTTAGTTTTTATCCATTACTTAATTATGATATTGGTCGCGGTAGTATCTATTGGAGAGGAAGGCTCTCAAGTGCAGAAGGCTATTCATCAATAGAAGAACTTCACTGCCCACCAGCAAAATATGCAAAAGTAGGTCGTCTAAATGATCAAGGAAAATCTTGCTTATATGCTGCTACAAGAAGAACAACTATTTTCAAGGAACTTAATGTCCAAGAAAATGAATATGTTCATATTGTAGGGCTAAGAATGTTAAGCGAAAAATCCATTAGGCTCATTGCTATTGGAGATTTGTTTCATGTTTATAAAACTGGACATACACGGTCTCTTGGTAGAGACCCAGACAAATGCTTATCTATATTTTTAAATAGATGTGATAGAAAATTAGCAGAAAAAATTCTTTATGTTGATTCTTTTTTGGGGGAGATTCTTGCTGATGAAAATGCTAAAAACAGTGATTATCTTATTTCCCGGCTTCTAGCTAGCGCTGCATATGAAAAATCTGGTGCAAGGGGAATGTTTTACCCAAGCGTTCAAGATTATGTAGGTATGAATTTAAGTGTTATTTCCAAAGATTATTTTTCAAGTATGCATATTGTATGTTCTCAAGTTGTAAAAATCACCAAGATATACTCTTATGGGTTTTATGATTATGAAGTTATTAAACAATCGGAAGGTATCGATAAATCAAATTCTTTTATTTGGACTGATGCCCCTTCTGATAAGCATGCCCTTTTATTCAATTTAACTCAAAAAGAAATTGAATTCGTAAGCTCAAGAAATACTGAAGATCCAAATTTATTACTAGACTTTATGAGCTTTTCTTGA
- a CDS encoding glycerophosphodiester phosphodiesterase family protein: MPAPRFIQSFEVGNLQYLSRKTHIRLVQLIDADDVNPDGSISLVPPYKQPYDFVVNGDSRTFADLVSEQRLAFVAGYADTIGPWKPYLVKTVADGVDRDGDGALTINDRRVDGSTGVLETANDKGLVVHTWTFRNDSGGYGFADPQAEMTYYFDLGVDGWFIDFGDTGVAARAASVNASEIKHLEHCGREHKKPHKGRHND, from the coding sequence GTGCCTGCGCCCCGGTTCATTCAATCGTTCGAAGTCGGCAATTTACAGTACCTGAGCCGCAAGACCCATATCCGCTTGGTGCAATTGATCGACGCCGACGATGTCAATCCGGACGGTTCGATTTCTTTGGTTCCGCCTTACAAGCAACCTTACGATTTTGTGGTTAACGGCGATTCGCGCACCTTTGCCGATTTGGTCAGCGAGCAACGCTTGGCGTTTGTGGCGGGTTATGCCGATACCATCGGCCCCTGGAAGCCATATTTAGTCAAGACCGTGGCTGATGGCGTCGACCGCGACGGCGACGGTGCGTTGACCATCAACGATCGCCGCGTGGACGGCAGCACGGGGGTGCTTGAAACGGCGAACGACAAAGGCCTGGTGGTGCATACCTGGACCTTCCGCAACGATTCCGGCGGCTACGGCTTTGCCGACCCGCAAGCGGAAATGACCTATTACTTCGATTTGGGTGTCGATGGCTGGTTTATCGACTTTGGCGATACCGGCGTTGCGGCGCGTGCCGCGTCGGTCAATGCCAGCGAAATCAAACACTTGGAGCACTGTGGTCGCGAGCACAAAAAGCCGCATAAAGGCCGTCATAACGATTGA
- a CDS encoding alkaline phosphatase D family protein — MFSLNRPHKSPSFVHLTRICGLPLSCLLLGNIAVAAEQPKMEQGIQIGDLAPGRAMVWSRADRPARMMVEYAFNPDFENAVTVRGPYATESSDYTARQDLVDLPAGKDVFVKVWFEGLSNDRESSEPVMGRFHTIGKRDDIRFVWGGDIAGQGWGINEAFGGMKIYETMRQVQPQFFIESGDSVYSDGPIKAEVTAENGELWTNLVTPEVSKVAETLAEFRGRYKYNLLDENVRRFNAEVPQIWQWDDHEVANNWSDSKDLSNDTRYTVKDVPLLVARATQAFHEFAPLRPHDAEESERIYRKISYGPILDVFVLDMRSYRGPNTDNLQMQESAETAFLGEAQLAWLQQALQESDATWKVISADMPIGLNIGDGTDAQGNARWEAIANGNDGPAAGRELEIARLLKFIKHKHIDNIVWLTADVHYAAAHYYDPKHAASNDFSPFWEFVSGPLNAGSFGPNSTDGTFGPQVVFSKAPEPGQANLSPYAGLQFFGEVNIDRRSKAMTVELKDINGDVVFNKTLPAAGKQSKHHHHYHD, encoded by the coding sequence ATGTTTAGCTTGAATCGTCCGCACAAATCACCGTCTTTTGTTCATCTCACCCGAATATGCGGCCTGCCGCTATCATGCCTGTTGCTGGGCAATATCGCGGTTGCCGCCGAGCAACCGAAAATGGAGCAGGGCATACAAATCGGCGATTTGGCGCCGGGGCGCGCCATGGTCTGGAGTCGTGCCGATCGCCCGGCCCGTATGATGGTGGAATATGCATTCAACCCCGATTTCGAGAATGCCGTCACAGTACGCGGCCCTTACGCCACGGAAAGCAGCGACTATACCGCCCGCCAGGATTTGGTGGATTTACCGGCTGGAAAGGATGTGTTCGTCAAGGTGTGGTTCGAGGGTTTGAGCAACGACCGCGAGTCGAGCGAACCGGTCATGGGCCGTTTCCATACCATCGGTAAACGCGACGACATTCGCTTTGTCTGGGGCGGCGATATTGCCGGCCAAGGCTGGGGCATCAACGAAGCCTTCGGCGGTATGAAAATCTACGAAACCATGCGCCAGGTGCAGCCGCAGTTTTTTATCGAAAGCGGCGACAGTGTGTATTCGGATGGCCCAATTAAAGCCGAGGTAACCGCCGAGAACGGCGAGCTCTGGACCAATCTGGTCACGCCGGAAGTCAGCAAGGTTGCGGAAACCCTGGCCGAATTCCGTGGCCGTTACAAATACAATCTGCTGGACGAAAACGTCCGCCGTTTCAACGCCGAAGTGCCGCAAATCTGGCAATGGGACGATCACGAAGTGGCTAACAACTGGTCGGACTCCAAGGATTTGAGTAACGACACCCGCTACACGGTTAAAGACGTACCGCTGCTGGTGGCGCGCGCTACCCAGGCTTTCCACGAATTCGCGCCGTTGCGCCCGCATGATGCCGAAGAGTCGGAACGCATTTATCGCAAAATTTCTTACGGCCCGATATTGGACGTATTCGTGCTGGATATGCGCAGTTACCGCGGCCCGAATACCGACAATTTGCAAATGCAGGAAAGTGCGGAAACCGCCTTTTTAGGTGAAGCCCAATTGGCTTGGCTGCAGCAGGCGTTGCAAGAGTCCGACGCGACCTGGAAAGTGATCTCTGCGGACATGCCGATCGGCCTGAATATCGGCGACGGTACCGACGCCCAGGGCAATGCGCGTTGGGAAGCCATTGCCAACGGCAACGACGGCCCGGCGGCCGGCCGCGAATTGGAAATCGCCCGGCTGTTGAAGTTTATCAAGCATAAACACATCGACAATATCGTCTGGTTGACCGCCGACGTGCATTATGCCGCTGCGCATTATTACGACCCCAAACATGCGGCCAGCAACGACTTTTCGCCGTTTTGGGAATTCGTGTCCGGTCCTTTGAATGCCGGCTCATTCGGCCCCAACAGCACCGACGGTACCTTTGGGCCGCAAGTGGTGTTCAGCAAAGCGCCCGAGCCGGGTCAGGCCAATCTGTCGCCATACGCCGGTTTGCAATTCTTCGGTGAAGTCAATATCGACAGACGCTCCAAAGCCATGACCGTCGAGCTAAAAGATATCAACGGCGACGTGGTGTTCAACAAAACCCTGCCGGCAGCGGGCAAACAGAGCAAACATCACCATCACTACCACGACTAA
- a CDS encoding DMT family transporter — protein MVKTSNLRIVVFTSVAMLAFAGNSLLCRIALKHTGIDAASFTTVRLVSGALTLWLLVRIRADALSCRGNWLSALALFCYAAGFSMAYVSLPTATGALLLFGAVQTCMIGHDLWRGERFLKRQVAGFLLAFGGLIGLLLPGLSAPPLTGSILMLGAGVAWGIYSLRGKTADDATQVTAGNFLRAVPLSLLLSVGMFKYAVWDSAGAVYAVTSGAVASGLGYAIWYSVLPALKASHAATVQLCVPVLAAVGGIAFLGEPITLRLALASFAILGGIALVILDRTAR, from the coding sequence ATGGTTAAAACATCAAACTTGCGCATCGTTGTTTTCACTTCTGTGGCCATGCTGGCCTTTGCCGGCAATTCGTTGCTATGCCGCATTGCGCTTAAACACACCGGCATCGACGCGGCCAGCTTCACCACCGTCCGGCTGGTCTCCGGTGCCCTGACGCTGTGGCTGCTGGTTCGGATTAGAGCGGATGCATTAAGCTGTAGAGGCAATTGGCTGTCGGCACTGGCCTTGTTCTGTTATGCCGCAGGCTTTTCCATGGCCTATGTCAGCTTACCCACGGCGACCGGTGCGCTGTTGCTCTTCGGCGCCGTCCAAACCTGTATGATCGGCCACGACCTGTGGCGCGGAGAACGCTTTCTTAAACGGCAAGTGGCCGGCTTTTTGTTGGCCTTCGGTGGCCTTATTGGCTTGTTGTTACCGGGCTTGTCGGCTCCCCCTCTGACTGGGTCCATTTTGATGTTGGGTGCCGGGGTAGCCTGGGGTATCTATTCCCTGCGCGGTAAAACCGCGGACGACGCGACTCAAGTGACGGCTGGAAATTTTTTGCGCGCAGTGCCGCTCTCTCTGTTGCTGAGTGTAGGCATGTTCAAGTATGCCGTCTGGGATAGCGCCGGCGCGGTATACGCTGTTACTTCGGGTGCGGTGGCCTCCGGCTTGGGGTACGCCATTTGGTATTCTGTGTTACCTGCGTTAAAAGCCAGCCATGCGGCCACGGTGCAACTCTGCGTCCCGGTTCTGGCTGCCGTGGGCGGCATCGCTTTTCTTGGCGAACCGATTACGCTGCGCTTGGCTCTGGCTTCGTTTGCCATTCTCGGCGGCATAGCGCTGGTTATACTGGACAGAACAGCGCGGTAA
- a CDS encoding thioredoxin family protein: MSNAVFYHAGCPVCLGAEQMLINALDQNKYTLESVHLGTQPNRIDAAEAAGVISVPALVLEDQVFHINFGAALADLKA, translated from the coding sequence ATGTCAAACGCAGTTTTCTATCACGCCGGTTGCCCTGTTTGCCTGGGCGCGGAGCAGATGCTGATCAACGCACTGGATCAGAACAAATACACGCTGGAAAGCGTCCATCTCGGCACACAACCGAATCGTATCGACGCGGCCGAAGCGGCCGGCGTCATTTCCGTCCCGGCCCTGGTGCTGGAGGATCAAGTATTCCACATCAATTTTGGCGCGGCCCTGGCCGATTTAAAAGCTTGA
- a CDS encoding GGDEF domain-containing response regulator: MIKRARILIVDDEPGNIEFIARTLADAYEVQFATGGAMALELASQEPPSLILLDVMMPGVDGYQVLDQLKQLSQCRDVPVIFITGHDDMGNETRGLEAGAVDFISKPANPAVVRARVKTHLTLKAQSDQLRSQVFIDSLTGLANRRRFDECLALEWLHCQRYRWPLTLLFIDIDHFKLYNDYYGHVAGDACLAKVAEAIGGQFGRPHDVVARYGGEEFVCLLPECDMNKVRDKAHQLCDAVSELRIPHETSLTAPVVTISIGMATLTPGEDANDPEALTSLADQNLYLAKSQGRNRLCDGLS, from the coding sequence ATGATTAAACGTGCCCGTATTTTAATTGTCGACGATGAGCCCGGAAATATCGAGTTTATCGCCAGGACCCTAGCCGACGCTTACGAGGTTCAGTTTGCCACCGGCGGAGCGATGGCTCTGGAGTTAGCCAGCCAGGAACCGCCCTCGTTAATTTTGCTGGATGTGATGATGCCCGGTGTGGACGGTTATCAGGTTCTGGACCAGTTAAAACAATTGAGTCAGTGCCGGGATGTCCCGGTAATCTTCATTACCGGTCATGACGATATGGGTAACGAGACGCGGGGCCTGGAGGCGGGCGCGGTTGATTTTATTTCCAAACCGGCTAATCCGGCGGTCGTCAGAGCGCGCGTCAAAACCCATTTGACGCTGAAGGCGCAAAGCGACCAGTTGCGTTCCCAGGTCTTTATCGACAGTCTGACCGGCTTGGCCAACCGCCGCCGTTTTGACGAATGTCTGGCGTTGGAATGGTTGCATTGTCAACGCTACCGCTGGCCTTTGACCTTATTGTTTATCGATATCGATCACTTCAAACTGTATAACGATTATTACGGCCATGTCGCGGGCGATGCCTGTTTGGCAAAAGTGGCGGAGGCAATCGGCGGACAGTTCGGCCGCCCGCACGATGTGGTAGCCCGATACGGCGGCGAAGAATTTGTTTGCCTGCTACCCGAGTGCGACATGAACAAGGTCCGCGATAAGGCGCATCAGTTATGCGATGCAGTGTCCGAACTGCGGATACCCCACGAAACCTCGTTGACTGCGCCGGTGGTGACCATCAGTATCGGCATGGCAACCCTGACGCCGGGCGAGGACGCCAACGATCCGGAAGCATTGACCAGTCTTGCGGACCAGAATCTCTATCTCGCCAAATCCCAGGGACGTAATCGGCTATGCGACGGTTTAAGCTGA